A genomic region of Rhodococcus pyridinivorans contains the following coding sequences:
- a CDS encoding type II secretion system F family protein translates to MSATWAVLLGAASLVVAPTPRGTTRLFSTRTLAAESDTTKPETDPHAFPAAFDLFAACLRAGMPAGSAARVVAESAPPDLAAALRRGADRLALGADPADAWGGSGAVDALDDFARAARRSAKSGAPLSDTVAELAVRHRAETEDRVAAEIDRAGVLVSGPLGLCFLPAFVCLGIVPVVVGLARDVLGAGLM, encoded by the coding sequence ATGAGCGCGACGTGGGCGGTGTTGCTGGGAGCGGCCTCTCTCGTCGTCGCACCGACCCCTCGTGGAACCACCCGCTTGTTCTCCACGAGAACCCTTGCTGCCGAGTCGGATACAACTAAACCCGAGACCGACCCGCACGCGTTTCCCGCTGCCTTCGATCTCTTCGCGGCGTGCCTGCGCGCAGGGATGCCCGCCGGTTCTGCGGCGCGGGTCGTCGCGGAATCCGCTCCACCCGACCTCGCGGCGGCGTTGCGGAGAGGTGCCGACCGATTGGCGCTCGGAGCCGATCCGGCCGATGCGTGGGGAGGTTCGGGAGCGGTCGACGCGCTGGACGATTTCGCCCGCGCGGCACGACGATCCGCGAAATCCGGTGCGCCCCTGTCGGACACCGTCGCCGAACTCGCGGTCCGGCATCGCGCCGAGACGGAGGACCGGGTCGCCGCCGAGATCGATCGGGCCGGAGTACTCGTGAGCGGGCCGCTCGGTCTGTGCTTTCTGCCTGCCTTCGTGTGCCTGGGCATCGTGCCGGTCGTCGTCGGCCTGGCGCGGGACGTCCTGGGTGCGGGGCTGATGTGA
- the acs gene encoding acetate--CoA ligase gives MTSAAQEHESKAYPPSPEFTATANAGPELQAAADADRLGFWDEQAKRLDWAEPWTEVLDWSNAPFAKWFVGGKLNVAYNCVDRHVEAGNGDRVAIHFEGEPGDSRSLTYNDLLAEVSRAANTFTELGLVAGDRVAIYMPMIPEAIVTMLACARLGLTHSVVFGGFSSSALRSRIDDAQAKLLVTVDGQWRRGQAAPLKNAADEAVADAKSIEHVLVVARTGIDVEWTEGRDLWWHETVEKASPEHEAQPFDSEHPLFILYTSGTTGKPKGIIHSSGGYLTQASYTHHYVFDHKPGRDVYWCTADIGWVTGHSYIVYGPLSNGVTQVVYEGTPNSPNEHRHFEIIEKYGVSIYYTAPTLIRTFMKWGREIPDAHDLSSIRLLGSVGEPINPEAWRWYREVIGADSAPIVDTWWQTETGAIMISPLPGITATKPGSAMAPLPGISAKIVDDEATPLGAGGNGYLVLDQPWPAMLRGIWGDEQRYRETYWSRYAEQGWYFAGDGARYDDDGALWVLGRVDDVMNVSGHRISTSEVESALVSHPSIAEAAVVGAADETTGQGIVAFVILREHVENTGDTLIKELRDHVAVEISPIAKPRQITVVPELPKTRSGKIMRRLLRDVAEGRELGDTSTLVDPAVFDAIRGK, from the coding sequence ATGACGAGCGCAGCCCAGGAGCACGAATCGAAGGCGTACCCGCCGAGCCCGGAGTTCACCGCCACGGCCAACGCCGGTCCGGAACTGCAGGCCGCGGCCGACGCCGATCGGCTCGGATTCTGGGACGAACAGGCGAAACGACTCGACTGGGCGGAGCCCTGGACGGAAGTGCTCGACTGGTCGAACGCTCCGTTCGCGAAGTGGTTCGTCGGCGGCAAGCTCAACGTCGCCTACAACTGCGTCGACCGGCACGTCGAGGCCGGTAACGGCGATCGGGTCGCCATCCACTTCGAGGGCGAGCCCGGCGACAGCCGGTCGCTGACCTACAACGACCTCCTCGCCGAGGTCTCCCGCGCCGCGAACACCTTCACCGAGCTCGGCCTGGTCGCCGGCGATCGCGTCGCGATCTACATGCCGATGATCCCCGAGGCCATCGTCACCATGCTCGCGTGCGCGCGCCTCGGCCTGACCCACTCGGTGGTGTTCGGCGGCTTCTCGTCGTCGGCGCTGCGGTCGCGCATCGACGATGCGCAGGCCAAGCTGCTCGTCACCGTGGACGGGCAGTGGCGGCGCGGCCAGGCCGCGCCGCTCAAGAACGCCGCCGACGAGGCCGTCGCCGACGCAAAGTCGATCGAGCACGTGCTGGTCGTCGCGCGCACCGGCATCGACGTGGAGTGGACCGAAGGGCGAGACCTGTGGTGGCACGAGACCGTCGAGAAGGCCTCCCCCGAGCACGAAGCGCAGCCGTTCGACTCCGAGCACCCGCTGTTCATCCTGTACACCTCGGGCACCACGGGTAAGCCCAAGGGCATCATCCACAGCTCGGGTGGCTACCTGACGCAGGCGTCGTACACCCACCACTACGTCTTCGACCACAAGCCGGGCCGCGACGTCTACTGGTGCACCGCCGACATCGGCTGGGTCACCGGCCACAGCTACATCGTCTACGGCCCGCTGAGCAACGGTGTCACCCAGGTCGTCTACGAGGGCACCCCCAACTCGCCGAACGAGCACCGGCACTTCGAGATCATCGAGAAGTACGGGGTGTCGATCTACTACACCGCCCCGACGCTGATCCGCACGTTCATGAAGTGGGGTCGCGAGATCCCCGACGCCCACGACCTGTCGTCGATCCGTCTGCTCGGCAGCGTCGGCGAGCCGATCAACCCGGAGGCGTGGCGCTGGTACCGCGAGGTCATCGGCGCGGATTCGGCCCCGATCGTCGACACCTGGTGGCAGACCGAGACCGGCGCGATCATGATCTCGCCGCTGCCCGGCATCACCGCCACCAAGCCAGGCTCGGCGATGGCGCCGCTGCCCGGTATCTCCGCGAAGATCGTCGACGACGAGGCCACCCCGCTCGGCGCGGGCGGTAACGGCTACCTGGTGCTCGATCAGCCGTGGCCGGCGATGCTGCGCGGCATCTGGGGCGACGAGCAGCGTTACCGCGAGACCTACTGGTCGCGCTACGCCGAGCAGGGCTGGTACTTCGCCGGCGACGGTGCGCGTTACGACGACGACGGAGCGCTGTGGGTGCTCGGCCGCGTCGACGATGTCATGAACGTCTCCGGTCACCGCATCTCCACCTCGGAGGTCGAATCCGCGCTCGTGTCGCACCCGTCCATCGCCGAGGCCGCGGTCGTCGGCGCGGCGGACGAGACCACCGGCCAGGGCATCGTCGCGTTCGTGATCCTGCGCGAGCACGTCGAGAACACCGGCGACACGCTCATCAAGGAACTGCGCGATCACGTGGCGGTGGAGATCTCCCCGATCGCCAAGCCCCGTCAGATCACCGTTGTGCCGGAACTGCCGAAGACCCGGTCGGGCAAGATCATGCGCCGCCTGCTGCGCGACGTCGCCGAGGGCCGCGAGCTCGGCGACACCTCGACGCTCGTCGATCCGGCCGTCTTCGACGCGATCCGCGGCAAGTAG
- the ssd gene encoding septum site-determining protein Ssd has product MNDILGLVDDPALVADLHRVVAAADRTLHEMSVPVPRRAWTDAAIVVLDASAAAACAAGYPRRPGVILVCSGTAGLADWQAAATVGAEHVLALPSEEVELLSIVAAADEPSTGAGTVLAVVGGCGGAGASTFAAALAWAAGNDERRDTLLVDADPFGAGLDVLTGLEECPGVRWSGLTVDGGRVSARALRDAVPVWASGVGVLSTDRENTDRLTAVAAESVVDGVRGAGATVVCDVGRSFDPVADAVIALADLTVVVVPARIGAVLSAARVARTLAARGEPAGVVVRGPAPGGLRAVDVSDAVGLDVLTSMRPEPGLSEMLERGGLRLRSRSPLLGAAHDVLAAVGADRAGPGRAA; this is encoded by the coding sequence ATGAACGACATCCTCGGACTGGTCGACGATCCCGCGCTGGTCGCCGACCTCCATCGTGTGGTCGCGGCGGCCGACCGCACACTGCACGAGATGTCCGTGCCGGTGCCCCGCAGGGCGTGGACCGACGCGGCGATCGTCGTCCTCGATGCGTCCGCCGCAGCGGCATGCGCGGCCGGATATCCCCGCCGCCCCGGCGTGATCCTCGTGTGCAGCGGGACGGCCGGCCTGGCGGACTGGCAGGCCGCCGCGACCGTCGGCGCCGAACACGTCCTCGCCCTCCCGTCCGAGGAGGTGGAACTGCTCTCGATCGTCGCGGCCGCTGACGAGCCCTCGACGGGTGCCGGCACCGTCCTCGCGGTCGTCGGAGGATGCGGGGGAGCGGGCGCGTCGACCTTCGCCGCCGCACTCGCCTGGGCCGCGGGGAACGACGAACGACGCGACACCCTGCTCGTCGACGCCGATCCGTTCGGCGCGGGACTCGACGTCCTGACCGGTCTCGAGGAGTGTCCGGGAGTGCGGTGGTCCGGTCTCACCGTCGACGGTGGACGGGTCTCGGCGCGTGCCCTGCGCGACGCCGTACCCGTATGGGCATCCGGGGTGGGCGTCCTGTCCACCGACCGCGAGAACACCGATCGGCTCACCGCCGTCGCCGCAGAGTCGGTCGTCGACGGGGTGCGCGGAGCGGGAGCAACCGTCGTCTGCGATGTGGGGCGCAGCTTCGACCCGGTCGCCGACGCGGTGATCGCACTGGCCGACCTCACCGTGGTCGTCGTGCCGGCCCGGATCGGTGCGGTGCTCTCCGCTGCCCGGGTCGCCCGCACGCTCGCGGCGCGGGGTGAACCGGCCGGAGTCGTCGTCCGCGGGCCCGCACCCGGTGGCTTGCGAGCCGTCGATGTGTCCGACGCGGTGGGCCTGGACGTGCTCACCTCGATGCGTCCCGAGCCGGGCTTGAGCGAGATGCTCGAACGCGGGGGCCTGCGGCTGCGGTCACGCTCGCCGTTGCTCGGTGCGGCGCACGACGTGCTGGCGGCCGTCGGGGCCGACCGCGCCGGCCCGGGACGTGCGGCATGA
- a CDS encoding type II secretion system F family protein codes for MNATILCLAAALFVLPSSSARRRLRRGVPDAAPRPIPRALVVGVMVVVLATVVVWAGITPAVAGATVATTAVWRRRARRRAAELDRQRRMLLSGLDTVIADLRVGTHPADACETAARETAGSVAGAFRVAAARARLGGSAAHGLRSATASSNGVADSLGRVADAWAVSDRHGLALAELLGAARIDLAARMRIRARTEAGLAGARATATVLAGLPVLGVGLGQLMGAAPLGILLAGGLGGIMLVVGTALVCAGLLWTDRIAARVRA; via the coding sequence GTGAACGCGACGATCCTGTGCCTCGCGGCGGCGCTGTTCGTCCTGCCGTCGTCCTCGGCCCGCCGTCGACTGCGACGCGGGGTGCCCGACGCGGCGCCGCGCCCGATACCGCGCGCCCTAGTCGTCGGGGTGATGGTCGTCGTGCTCGCGACGGTTGTGGTGTGGGCGGGAATCACACCGGCTGTGGCCGGCGCGACCGTCGCGACGACCGCGGTGTGGCGTCGCCGAGCCCGGCGCCGCGCTGCTGAGCTCGATCGGCAACGACGGATGTTGCTGTCGGGACTCGACACCGTGATCGCCGATCTGCGGGTGGGGACGCATCCCGCCGACGCGTGCGAGACGGCGGCCCGGGAGACGGCCGGGTCCGTCGCCGGTGCCTTCCGGGTCGCTGCGGCCCGGGCGCGACTCGGCGGGTCGGCGGCACACGGACTACGTTCGGCCACAGCATCCTCGAATGGTGTCGCCGACAGTCTGGGTCGTGTCGCCGATGCGTGGGCCGTCTCCGACCGCCACGGTCTCGCCCTCGCCGAACTGCTCGGGGCCGCGCGTATCGATCTGGCCGCGCGTATGCGGATCCGTGCCCGTACGGAGGCCGGACTTGCCGGTGCTCGGGCCACGGCGACGGTTCTGGCGGGACTGCCGGTGCTCGGGGTGGGTCTCGGGCAACTCATGGGCGCTGCTCCGCTCGGCATCCTCCTCGCCGGTGGGCTCGGCGGCATCATGCTCGTGGTCGGCACTGCGCTGGTCTGTGCGGGTCTGCTGTGGACGGACCGGATCGCGGCACGGGTGAGGGCATGA
- a CDS encoding TadA family conjugal transfer-associated ATPase, with protein sequence MTGTLGDDLLSRVRDRLADETGELTPTRVAAALRAESGGVLGDSDLLAALRHLQTELTGAGPLEDLLADPAVTDVLVTAPDRVWVDRGNGLHLTEVTFPDEAAVRRLAQRLALFAGRRLDDAQMWVDGRLPGHGEFGVRLHAVLSPVAQAGTCLSLRVLRPTTQGLEALRDRGAVSEVAYRLLLRIVRARLAFLVVGGTGAGKTTMLAALLGAVDPTERIVCVEDAAELVPAHPHVVRLVARAPNVEGVGEVTVRDLVRQALRMRPDRIVIGEVRGAEVVDLLTALNTGHDGGAGTVHANSPDEVPARLEALAALGGLDRAALHSQLVAAVQVILHVHRGSDGARRLVGIGVVERDPVAGVIVTPAWTHDRGDEHGMDALERILRRRDAP encoded by the coding sequence ATGACCGGGACCCTCGGGGACGACCTCCTTTCGCGGGTCCGCGACCGGCTGGCCGACGAGACCGGGGAGCTCACTCCGACCCGCGTCGCCGCAGCCCTGCGCGCGGAATCCGGTGGAGTACTCGGAGACTCCGATCTGCTTGCGGCACTGCGGCATCTGCAGACCGAACTGACCGGTGCGGGCCCGCTCGAGGATCTGCTGGCAGACCCGGCCGTGACCGACGTGCTCGTCACCGCGCCCGATCGCGTCTGGGTGGATCGTGGCAACGGGCTGCACCTGACCGAGGTCACCTTCCCCGACGAGGCCGCGGTCAGACGACTCGCGCAGCGATTGGCGCTGTTCGCCGGGCGTCGGCTCGACGACGCCCAGATGTGGGTCGACGGCAGGTTGCCCGGGCACGGTGAGTTCGGTGTCCGGCTGCACGCGGTGCTCTCCCCGGTCGCGCAGGCCGGGACGTGCCTGTCACTGCGGGTCCTGCGGCCCACGACCCAGGGACTCGAAGCACTGCGGGATCGCGGTGCGGTCTCCGAGGTCGCCTATCGGTTGCTGCTGCGCATCGTCCGCGCGCGCCTGGCCTTCCTCGTCGTCGGTGGCACGGGTGCGGGCAAGACGACGATGCTCGCGGCGCTGCTCGGCGCGGTGGATCCGACCGAACGCATCGTCTGTGTCGAGGACGCCGCCGAACTGGTCCCGGCCCACCCGCACGTGGTGCGCCTCGTGGCACGGGCACCCAACGTGGAGGGCGTCGGCGAGGTCACCGTCCGCGATCTCGTGCGGCAGGCGCTGCGGATGCGACCGGACCGCATCGTCATCGGCGAGGTGAGAGGCGCCGAGGTCGTCGATCTTCTGACCGCGCTGAACACGGGTCACGACGGCGGCGCAGGGACCGTGCACGCCAATTCGCCCGACGAGGTGCCCGCGCGACTCGAGGCTCTCGCCGCACTCGGCGGCCTCGATCGAGCGGCGCTGCACAGCCAGCTCGTCGCCGCGGTGCAGGTGATCCTGCACGTCCACCGCGGCAGCGACGGAGCGCGACGTCTCGTGGGGATCGGCGTGGTCGAGCGAGACCCCGTCGCAGGCGTGATCGTCACACCGGCATGGACCCACGACAGGGGCGACGAGCACGGCATGGACGCCCTCGAGCGGATCCTGCGTCGACGGGATGCGCCGTGA
- a CDS encoding Rv3654c family TadE-like protein: MRSGPSLLGDDGSASVIGCAVMAGLIAITATLLHVGSVVVARHRAQAAADLAAVAVASALDRGVVEACEASEAITTRMRVRLRRCEIEEWDALVEVTAEVSALFGGKEATAVARAGPAR; encoded by the coding sequence ATGAGGTCGGGCCCGTCCCTCCTCGGCGACGACGGGAGCGCGAGTGTGATCGGCTGCGCCGTGATGGCCGGACTCATCGCGATCACGGCCACGTTGCTGCACGTCGGGTCGGTCGTCGTCGCACGTCATCGTGCGCAGGCGGCGGCCGACCTGGCGGCGGTGGCGGTCGCCTCGGCACTGGACCGCGGGGTCGTGGAGGCTTGCGAGGCGAGCGAGGCGATCACCACACGGATGCGAGTACGATTGCGGCGCTGCGAGATCGAAGAGTGGGATGCGCTCGTCGAGGTCACCGCTGAGGTGTCGGCTCTCTTCGGCGGCAAGGAGGCGACGGCCGTCGCGCGAGCCGGTCCTGCCCGATGA
- a CDS encoding HAD family hydrolase, with translation MVVTDTSVNPSRPAPSTGGSPDSARIAAFFDLDKTVIAKSSVLAFTRPFFEEGLLSRRAVLQSTYAQLLYLLSAADQARVDRMREHIAHMCKGWDVEQVGSIVEKTLQDVVTPLVYAEAKDLIADHRARGHDVIIVSASGQEVVTPIARTLGASHSTGSRMRIVDGRYAGELEFYCFGEAKAVAIRELAEQYGYDLSRSYAYSDSATDLPMLLEVGNPRAVNPDRPLRREANENGWPVLTFARPVPLGRRARPSPRALATLAATLGATALILGATRRLAKRRMR, from the coding sequence GTGGTCGTGACCGATACGTCCGTGAATCCGTCCCGACCGGCCCCGTCGACGGGGGGCTCACCGGACTCGGCTCGCATCGCAGCGTTCTTCGATCTCGACAAGACCGTCATCGCCAAGTCGAGCGTGCTGGCGTTCACCCGGCCGTTCTTCGAGGAGGGTCTCCTCAGCCGCCGGGCCGTGCTGCAGAGCACCTACGCCCAGCTCCTCTACCTGTTGTCGGCGGCCGATCAGGCCCGGGTAGACCGGATGCGAGAACACATCGCGCACATGTGCAAAGGATGGGATGTCGAGCAGGTCGGATCGATCGTCGAGAAGACCCTGCAGGACGTCGTGACACCGCTCGTCTACGCGGAGGCGAAGGATCTGATCGCCGATCACCGGGCCCGCGGTCACGACGTGATCATCGTGTCCGCATCCGGCCAGGAAGTGGTGACTCCGATCGCCCGGACACTCGGTGCCTCCCACAGCACGGGGAGCCGGATGCGGATCGTCGACGGCCGCTACGCCGGCGAGCTCGAGTTCTACTGCTTCGGGGAGGCGAAGGCGGTCGCGATCCGCGAGCTCGCCGAGCAGTACGGTTACGATCTCTCCCGCAGCTACGCGTACTCCGATTCGGCCACCGACCTGCCGATGTTGCTGGAGGTCGGCAATCCGCGCGCGGTCAACCCCGACCGCCCGCTGCGCCGGGAAGCAAACGAAAACGGTTGGCCTGTTCTCACTTTCGCCCGGCCCGTACCGCTCGGACGTCGTGCCCGTCCGTCGCCGCGCGCCCTGGCGACGCTCGCCGCGACCCTCGGAGCGACCGCACTGATACTGGGTGCCACCCGCCGACTGGCCAAGCGCCGGATGCGTTGA
- a CDS encoding cold-shock protein: MAQGTVKWFNAEKGFGFIAPEDGSADVFVHYSEIQGSGFRTLEENQRVEFEVGQGTKGPQATGVRAL, from the coding sequence ATGGCACAGGGCACTGTGAAGTGGTTCAACGCGGAGAAGGGCTTCGGCTTCATCGCTCCTGAGGACGGCTCCGCCGACGTGTTCGTTCACTACTCCGAGATCCAGGGTTCCGGCTTCCGCACCCTCGAGGAGAACCAGCGAGTCGAGTTCGAGGTCGGTCAGGGCACCAAGGGCCCGCAGGCCACCGGCGTGCGCGCACTCTGA
- a CDS encoding DUF4244 domain-containing protein — protein MTEAFAHGLRGRLGGLVVQDDGMSTAEYAIGTIAAAAFGAVLYTVVTGDSIVSALTGIVERALNTAV, from the coding sequence GTGACCGAAGCGTTCGCACACGGTCTGCGTGGTCGCCTCGGCGGGCTCGTCGTGCAGGACGACGGCATGTCGACGGCGGAATATGCGATCGGGACCATTGCGGCGGCGGCTTTCGGGGCGGTGCTGTACACCGTGGTGACCGGCGATTCGATCGTGTCCGCGCTGACGGGCATCGTCGAGCGTGCCCTGAACACGGCGGTGTGA
- a CDS encoding TadE family type IV pilus minor pilin produces MRKMLGRRWLRAFVREDEGGVTVEAALAVASLVTVLVLCLGAVLGIAYQVRCHDAAREAARLAARGDQARAVDVATRVAPPDARVAVREEGDLIVAVVTAESPLLPLLTLTAEAVAVREPEGTR; encoded by the coding sequence ATGCGAAAGATGCTCGGACGACGCTGGTTACGCGCTTTCGTTCGTGAGGACGAAGGCGGGGTCACCGTCGAAGCGGCTCTCGCCGTCGCAAGCCTGGTCACGGTGCTCGTGCTGTGCCTCGGCGCGGTGCTGGGCATCGCGTACCAGGTGCGGTGCCATGACGCCGCCCGTGAAGCCGCCCGCCTCGCCGCGCGGGGAGATCAAGCGAGGGCGGTCGATGTGGCTACGCGAGTCGCGCCTCCGGACGCACGCGTGGCGGTACGCGAGGAAGGAGATCTGATCGTGGCGGTCGTGACCGCGGAGAGTCCGCTGCTCCCGTTGCTGACCCTCACGGCCGAGGCGGTGGCGGTGCGCGAGCCGGAAGGAACGCGATGA
- a CDS encoding DEAD/DEAH box helicase, translating to MTGSPFLHNGDATAPTYGRELLDRLLAGTPTGESPLTHVAEIPARPAHHSDWPQWAHEDVVRAFRDQGVERPWHHQASAADIAAGGENVVVSTGTASGKSVAYQLPVLSALADDPQATALYLSPTKALGADQLRAVTELTSDIDGLSTVCACAYDGDTSTEIRQWTRRHSRWIFTNPDMLHLSLLPAHARWARLWRRLRYVVVDECHSYRGVFGSHVALILRRLRRVARRYGADPVFVLASATTAEPGAAASRLIGAPCREITEDGSPHGPRTVAMWEPPLLRELTGEHGAPVRRAAGTEAARLLADLVVEGARTLAFVRSRHGAELTAMGARRLLAEAAPDLVDRVAAYRAGYLAEDRRDLEAALSDGRLLGVASTNALELGVDIAGLDAVIVAGFPGTVASFRQQGGRAGRRGQGSLVVLVARDDPLDTYLVHHPQALLDRPVEATVTDPNNPYVLGPQLLCAASELPISDAEVEEFGALDVLTDLAEQGLIRRRPHGWFVTPGTQPHGDVEIRGGIGRQVSIVEGDTGRMLGTVDAARAPATVHPGAVHLHQGETVVVDELYLEDGIALVHAEDPEWSTSAREITDICCISVDEHREFGPVTVASVGVEVTHRVVGYLRRLPSGEVLDQIPLDMPEHTLDTHAVMYTIDPDLLDRIGVTPDRVPGALHAAEHAAIGLLPLLATCDRGDIGGVSTDLHPDTGLPTVFVYDGQPGGAGFAERGYHRITKWLAATRDAVAACECAAGCPSCVYSPKCGNGNDPLDKAGAVAVLDAVLAAIEG from the coding sequence GTGACCGGCTCGCCCTTCCTCCACAACGGCGACGCCACCGCCCCCACCTACGGTCGCGAGCTGCTCGACCGGCTGCTCGCCGGCACCCCGACGGGCGAGTCACCGCTGACCCACGTCGCAGAGATCCCGGCCCGGCCCGCCCACCACAGCGACTGGCCGCAGTGGGCGCACGAGGACGTCGTCCGGGCCTTCCGCGACCAGGGCGTCGAGCGTCCCTGGCACCACCAGGCGAGCGCCGCCGACATCGCGGCCGGCGGGGAGAACGTGGTGGTGTCCACCGGCACCGCGTCGGGCAAGTCGGTCGCCTACCAGCTGCCCGTCCTGAGCGCGCTCGCCGACGACCCGCAGGCCACCGCTCTCTACCTGTCGCCCACCAAGGCTCTCGGCGCCGACCAGCTGCGCGCGGTCACCGAACTGACCTCCGACATCGACGGCCTGTCGACCGTGTGCGCGTGTGCCTACGACGGCGACACCTCCACCGAGATCCGGCAGTGGACGCGCCGGCACTCGCGCTGGATCTTCACCAATCCCGACATGCTGCACCTGTCGCTGTTGCCCGCCCACGCACGATGGGCCCGGCTGTGGCGCCGCCTGCGGTACGTCGTCGTCGACGAATGCCACTCCTACCGGGGTGTGTTCGGCTCGCACGTCGCCCTGATCCTGCGTCGGCTCCGGCGCGTGGCCCGCCGGTACGGCGCCGATCCCGTCTTCGTCCTCGCCTCCGCGACGACCGCGGAACCGGGGGCAGCGGCGTCCCGGCTCATCGGAGCACCCTGCCGCGAGATCACCGAGGACGGCTCGCCGCACGGACCCCGCACGGTCGCGATGTGGGAGCCGCCCCTGCTGCGCGAACTCACGGGCGAACACGGCGCCCCGGTGCGGCGGGCCGCCGGGACCGAGGCCGCGCGCCTTCTCGCCGACCTCGTCGTCGAGGGTGCCCGCACCCTGGCGTTCGTCCGGTCGCGTCACGGCGCCGAGCTCACGGCCATGGGTGCACGTCGGCTTCTCGCCGAGGCGGCACCGGATCTCGTCGACCGGGTGGCGGCCTACCGGGCGGGCTACCTCGCCGAGGACCGGCGCGACCTCGAGGCCGCGCTCTCCGACGGCCGTCTGCTCGGCGTCGCCAGCACCAACGCCCTCGAACTCGGCGTGGACATCGCCGGTCTGGACGCGGTGATCGTCGCCGGATTCCCGGGCACGGTCGCGTCCTTCCGTCAGCAGGGCGGTCGCGCCGGTCGCCGCGGGCAGGGTTCGCTCGTCGTGCTGGTCGCGCGGGACGATCCGCTCGACACCTATCTCGTGCACCATCCGCAGGCACTGCTCGACCGGCCGGTCGAGGCGACGGTCACCGATCCGAACAATCCGTACGTGCTCGGGCCCCAACTTCTCTGCGCCGCATCGGAACTGCCGATCAGCGATGCCGAGGTCGAGGAGTTCGGCGCGCTCGACGTCCTCACGGACCTCGCGGAGCAGGGACTGATCCGCCGCCGCCCGCACGGCTGGTTCGTCACCCCGGGAACGCAACCGCACGGCGATGTCGAGATCCGCGGCGGGATCGGCCGCCAGGTCTCGATCGTCGAGGGTGACACCGGTCGCATGCTCGGCACCGTCGACGCCGCCCGCGCCCCCGCGACCGTCCATCCCGGAGCTGTGCACCTGCACCAGGGTGAGACCGTCGTCGTCGACGAGTTGTATCTCGAGGACGGCATCGCCCTCGTGCACGCCGAGGACCCGGAATGGTCGACGAGCGCACGCGAGATCACCGACATCTGTTGCATCTCCGTCGACGAACACCGCGAGTTCGGACCCGTCACCGTCGCGTCCGTGGGGGTCGAGGTGACGCACCGGGTGGTCGGCTATCTGCGCCGCCTGCCGTCCGGAGAGGTGCTCGACCAGATTCCCCTCGACATGCCCGAGCACACGCTCGACACCCACGCGGTGATGTACACGATCGACCCCGACCTGCTCGACCGGATCGGGGTGACCCCCGATCGCGTGCCCGGGGCACTCCACGCCGCCGAGCACGCCGCGATCGGCCTGCTCCCCCTGCTCGCGACGTGCGATCGGGGCGACATCGGCGGCGTCTCCACCGATCTGCATCCCGACACCGGGCTGCCCACCGTCTTCGTCTACGACGGACAGCCCGGCGGCGCCGGATTCGCCGAACGCGGATACCACCGGATCACCAAGTGGCTCGCCGCGACCCGCGATGCGGTCGCGGCCTGCGAATGTGCCGCCGGATGCCCGTCGTGCGTGTACTCCCCCAAGTGCGGGAACGGCAACGATCCGCTCGACAAGGCCGGGGCGGTCGCCGTCCTCGATGCCGTCCTCGCTGCGATCGAGGGGTGA